In Desulfovibrio sp., the sequence GCGGCGTGACGCCAGTTGCGCCTTGCCGGACGTTCCGCTTTTTTTCCATCACGGCTATCAGTCCCCGGCCCGGCGTGAGGCGACGTACAGGCAGCTGGCGGCCCGTCAGGAACCCTGCCTTGTGGTGGGCACGCGCTCGGCCCTGTTTTTGCCTGTGCCGCATCTCGCCTGCGTGGTGCTGGATGAGGAGCATGACGCGTCCTTCAAGCAGGACGAGAGTCTGGCCTACCAGGCCAAGGAAGTGGCCTGGTTCCGCATGGCCCAGGCCCACGGCCTGCTGGTGCTGGGATCGGCCACGCCCGATCTGAAAACATTTCATGCAGCGGAAAGCGGCTTGCTGCCCGTGCTGCGCCTGCCCCGGCGCGTGGGCGGGCGCGACCTGCCCCCCGTTGAACTGGTGGACATCAGTCTGCTTTCACCCGCCGCCACGGCAGAGGGCGGACTTCTGGCCCCGCAAAGCGAGCAGGCCCTGCAGGCGGCCATCAGCAGGGGAGAGCAGGCTGTGGTTCTGCTCAACCGCCGTGGCTATGCCCCGCTCATGTACTGTCTTGACTGCGGGCGCACACTGCGCTGCCCGCACTGCGAAATAGGGCTGACCTACCATAAGGGACGCGAAAAGCTGGTCTGCCACTATTGTGGCTACTCCCGGCCATTTCCGTCTCCCTGCCCGGAGTGCAAGGGTATGAATTTTCTGCCCATGGGCGAGGGTACAGAGCGCCTGGCCGAACGTCTGAGCGTGCTGGCAGGCGGGCCTGTGCTGCGCCTGGACAGGGACAGCACGCGGCGTCCGGGGCGGATGGAAGAGATTCTGGCGGCCTTCGCCCGGCAGGAATCCCCCATTCTTGTGGGCACGCAGATGCTTTCCAAGGGGCACCACTTTCCCAACGTGACCCTGGCGGTGATCGCGGACGGCGACCTCGGGCTCAACCTGCCCGACTACCGCGCGGCAGAGCGCACGTTCCAGTTGCTGGTGCAGTCGTCCGGCAGGGCGGGGCGGGGCGACAAGGCCGGACAGGTGCTTATCCAGACGCGCGACGTGAACCATTATTGCTGGCAATATGTGCGCGAGGCCGATTATGAGGGATTTTACGCCGCTGAACTGGCCCGACGCAAACTTCGGAAGTATCCGCCCTTTGTGCGCCTGGCGCTCATCCGTATTTCCCACGCGGTGGAGGACAGCGGCGGCGCGGCTGCCCTGAGCGATCTGGCCGCCGCCATGCGCGGCCGGGCGGCGGAGCTTGGCCTGCAGCTGCTGGGGCCCGCCCCTGCGCCGCTGGCCTTGTTGCGGGGCCGCCGCCGGTATTCCTGCCTTGTGAAAGGGCAGGATTGGCAGGCCATACGCGCCCTGTATTTTTTTGCCTCAACACAAAAATCTACCAAAAACCTACGACTTTTTCTTGACCTTGATCCTGTAAATATGTTGTGAATGGCAATTGCATTTTGCAGGCTGTTAGTGGGGCTGGCCGTCTTCCCGCACCGGGAACCAGGACGGTCATTTATCCAGTGTTGTCCGTGCCCGTCTGAGGGCAATTCAAACCGTTCGCGAGAATGGCTTGTCTGGCGGCGTCTGGTGTTTTCTTGAGTACAGGCCGGTACGGCTCAAGGTCATGGGGGGGGAGGATGAAGGTTTTTCGTGCATTGGCGCTGGTGATGGCGCTGGTTTTCTGCTGTTCGGCCACTGTCCGGGCCGAGGGTTTCGCGCTCAATGAATGGAGCGCGCGTGGCGTGTCCCTTGCTGGCGGCCTCGTAGGGCGCGCCGACGATGTTTCCACCCTCGCCTACAATGCGGCGGGCATAACCCAGGTGCCCGGCACCCATGTTATGGGCGGCCTTGCCGTCATCGCGCCCATGGGCACCATTGTGGCCGATATGAGCACAGGCGGAACAAAGTATACCTCTACCAAGCCCGATGTGTGGCTGGCCCCGCATGGTTTTGTCAGCCACCAGCTGAATGACAATGTCTGGCTGGGTTTTGCCTCATTCAGCCGTTTTGGCCTGGGCAACTCCTTCGACAGCAATTGGACCGGCAAAT encodes:
- the priA gene encoding primosomal protein N', whose product is MYASIALLSPPYATLSYALPPEFPQDFWRPGLRVAIPLGRGEKAALRAGVVLETSDSLDLPAGVACKSVCWPLEEQPLLTADLLALAQDLALRQALSTGNILGHALPQGLRLTRVRLRLLHEKGAASWPLARIRGADEATRRELAQALAQGAARLLPPGSDAASEEFCVLRVDPPWPVRPSASRQIEVLEYLLEHGAVSRRNLTRALGQGVGAPLQSLLTAGHVALTRQDAEDEVEAVEQSLLPPPPVPFTLNDDQAAALSDMTAALEAAQREKKAASRLLYGVTGSGKTAVYLDLARACLAAGKSVLLLAPEVALAYKLRRDASCALPDVPLFFHHGYQSPARREATYRQLAARQEPCLVVGTRSALFLPVPHLACVVLDEEHDASFKQDESLAYQAKEVAWFRMAQAHGLLVLGSATPDLKTFHAAESGLLPVLRLPRRVGGRDLPPVELVDISLLSPAATAEGGLLAPQSEQALQAAISRGEQAVVLLNRRGYAPLMYCLDCGRTLRCPHCEIGLTYHKGREKLVCHYCGYSRPFPSPCPECKGMNFLPMGEGTERLAERLSVLAGGPVLRLDRDSTRRPGRMEEILAAFARQESPILVGTQMLSKGHHFPNVTLAVIADGDLGLNLPDYRAAERTFQLLVQSSGRAGRGDKAGQVLIQTRDVNHYCWQYVREADYEGFYAAELARRKLRKYPPFVRLALIRISHAVEDSGGAAALSDLAAAMRGRAAELGLQLLGPAPAPLALLRGRRRYSCLVKGQDWQAIRALYFFASTQKSTKNLRLFLDLDPVNML